A single region of the Verrucomicrobiota bacterium genome encodes:
- a CDS encoding TonB-dependent receptor has protein sequence LHLRNLYAHLLENHYLEGLVGFNAALSDIFSRDVLARIQQGQDGWEQMVPPKVAELIKQRDLFGHQPAGPHLHPVSS, from the coding sequence CTTGCACCTGCGCAACCTCTACGCGCACCTGTTGGAGAACCACTACCTGGAGGGGCTGGTGGGCTTCAACGCGGCGCTCTCGGACATCTTCTCGCGCGACGTGCTGGCCCGGATCCAGCAGGGGCAGGACGGCTGGGAGCAGATGGTGCCGCCCAAAGTCGCCGAGTTGATCAAGCAGCGTGATCTTTTTGGGCATCAGCCGGCGGGCCCGCACTTGCACCCGGTTTCCTCCTAA